The following coding sequences lie in one Hevea brasiliensis isolate MT/VB/25A 57/8 unplaced genomic scaffold, ASM3005281v1 Scaf174, whole genome shotgun sequence genomic window:
- the LOC131176579 gene encoding MLO-like protein 6 — translation MSDTSKERSLEETPTWAVAVVCLVMIVISIFIEHVIHLIEKWFKKIHKPALVEALEKIKAELMLMGFISLLLTALQSPISNICISESVASTWHPCNKKQEESKTVTDKCAERGKAAFVSAYGIDQLHYFIFVLAVVHVLYCILTYILGRTKMRKWKAWEKETKTIEYQYHNDPERFRFARDTSFGRRHMTLWSRSTVFLWIVCFFRQFFGSVTKTDYLTLRHGFIMAHLAPGSETRFDFQKYINRSLEDDFKVVVGISPVIWFIACLMLLTSTHGWYAYLWLPFVPLVIILVVGAKLQVIITQMALRIQERGDVVKGAPVVQPGDDLFWFGRPRFILFLIHLVLFQNAFQLAFFAWSMWKIGPDSCYHDRTEDIVIKLTMGIIIQVVCSYVTLPLYALVTQMGSSMRPTVFNDRVAAALKSWHHAAKKHAKHSKHSESQTPMSSRPATPTHRMSPVHLLHNYRSSTAPDSLQASPRNYNHDIDNWDPEAANSVHNQEADEPEHIENPDVRDHNIEIEEPNSNSTMQLPPAPGSIRTQHEIGVSLREFTFRN, via the exons ATGTCTGATACCAGTAAAGAACGTTCTCTTGAGGAGACGCCTACGTGGGCTGTTGCTGTGGTGTGCCTTGTGATGATTGTTATTTCAATCTTCATTGAGCATGTGATTCATTTGATAGAAAAG TGGTTTAAGAAAATACATAAGCCAGCTCTTGTGGAAGCTCTTGAAAAGATTAAAGCTG AGCTGATGCTTATGGGATTTATATCTTTGCTTCTAACTGCTCTACAAAGTCCTATCTCCAATATTTGCATTTCAGAGAGTGTTGCATCCACCTGGCATCCTTGCAACAAGAAACAGGAAGAGAGCAAGACAGTAACAGATAAATGTGCAGAAAGG GGTAAAGCTGCCTTTGTATCAGCATATGGAATTGACCAGCTCCACTATTTCATCTTTGTACTAGCAGTTGTTCATGTGCTGTACTGCATACTTACCTATATTTTGGGCAGAACCAAG ATGAGAAAGTGGAAGGCATGGGAGAAAGAGACAAAGACAATTGAGTATCAATACCATAATG ATCCAGAGAGGTTTAGGTTTGCAAGGGATACATCATTTGGACGAAGACATATGACGTTATGGAGTCGGTCAACAGTTTTCCTTTGGATT GTTTGTTTCTTTAGACAATTCTTTGGATCAGTCACCAAAACAGATTACCTGACACTGAGACATGGATTTATCATG GCACATTTGGCCCCTGGAAGTGAAACAAGATTTGATTTCCAAAAATACATCAACAGATCACTTGAAGATGACTTTAAAGTTGTGGTAGGGATCAG TCCAGTTATATGGTTTATTGCATGCTTGATGCTGCTGACCAGCACACATG GCTGGTATGCTTATCTATGGTTACCATTTGTCCCCTTAGTT ATAATTCTGGTGGTGGGGGCTAAGCTCCAAGTGATCATAACTCAAATGGCACTAAGGATTCAAGAGAGAGGAGATGTAGTTAAGGGTGCTCCTGTGGTTCAACCAGGCGATGACCTCTTCTGGTTTGGACGTCCACGCTTCATCCTCTTCCTCATTCACTTAGTTCTCTTTCAG AATGCATTTCAGCTGGCTTTCTTCGCCTGGAGCATG TGGAAAATTGGACCTGACTCTTGCTACCATGATCGCACTGAAGATATTGTAATCAAACTTACAATGGG GATCATCATACAGGTTGTATGCAGTTATGTGACACTGCCTCTGTATGCTCTAGTGACACAG ATGGGATCTAGCATGAGACCAACAGTCTTTAATGACCGAGTAGCAGCAGCACTCAAGAGCTGGCACCATGCTGCCAAAAAACATGCTAAACACAGCAAACATTCTGAGTCTCAAACACCAATGTCAAGCAGACCAGCAACTCCCACACATCGCATGTCGCCTGTCCATCTCTTGCATAACTACCGTAGCAGCACTGCTCCTGACAGCTTGCAGGCTTCTCCAAGAAACTATAACCACGACATAGATAATTGGGACCCTGAAGCAGCAAATTCTGTACACAACCAGGAGGCTGATGAGCCTGAACACATTGAAAATCCTGATGTTAGGGATCATAACATAGAAATTGAAGAGCCAAACTCAAACTCAACAATGCAATTGCCTCCAGCACCAGGTTCCATTCGTACCCAACATGAAATTGGTGTCAGCTTGCGAGAGTTCACATTCAGGAATTGA